The Solea senegalensis isolate Sse05_10M linkage group LG9, IFAPA_SoseM_1, whole genome shotgun sequence genome has a segment encoding these proteins:
- the ifnlr1 gene encoding interferon lambda receptor 1: protein MKMWSVGVLILLLFCYACLSIESGNGRVRFISKNFNNTLHWEAVEPAYPGEEMLYSVQYWSDATGQYQIKEECQNITDLLCDLTAETPSLPDLYYHARVSVNGHLLGRTDFRFSPLEHTVLGQPTLLTHTTGSSLYVNVTLPLGPKGASIADIISNSKHGYSKTAVVYTLKITKPHWAALVNKTTTGRFVINLKNNKTQYCGFVVYRPISEWGRKESENASFCITFPDNHQMILTWLFASAGLLVAIITMSVVWMCNYVRGGKKTILPPSLETNFGNSCKVQSPDRCITSIPVVSTANEPTVYATIQVKPNVSVVRCGGYSPQEIPSQAWQGNTGSSVDTLVNSLMPQLLDVSAQSSEIYSAVAAHVPAEGNEDVQQPTMEARDMCTIPLPCSTKLIVAGVPPSPDVDDCDSNSDGPLLLHTVLDTNGQLTLPSLTMLQRSIDNMAPPLLSDVITFNMETPFLASFQRFDSSEWSDSGCDDSSVNTATQQYCNTHYFPSQPVSPYSHQPCQLTQCSIPNFESGYKQNWMPAILLQSASKDGCEYIRTNNH, encoded by the exons ATGAAGATGTGGTCTGTGGGTGTCCTCATTCTCCTGTTGTTCTGCTATG CTTGCCTTTCGATTGAGAGTGGAAATGGGAGAGTACGTTTCATCTCCAAAAACTTTAACAATACACTACACTGGGAGGCTGTGGAACCTGCCTATCCAGGAGAAGAGATGCTATATAGTGTCCAATACTGGAG TGACGCAACAGGGCAGTACCAGATAAAAGAGGAGTGTCAAAACATTACTGATCTGTTGTGTGACCTGACTGCAGAGACCCCGTCACTTCCTGATCTTTATTACCATGCCCGGGTATCCGTTAATGGTCACTTGCTTGGCCGCACCGACTTCAGGTTTAGTCCTCTAGAACACA CCGTTCTTGGTCAACCCACCTTGTTGACACACACAACTGGGTCATCCCTGTATGTTAATGTCACGCTGCCGTTGGGGCCAAAAGGAGCCTCCATTGCAGACATCATCAGCAACAGCAAACATGGTTATTCAAAAACTGCTGTTGTTTATACTTTAAAGATCACTAAACCACACTGGGCTGCATTG GTCAATAAAACCACCACTGGAAGGTTCGTCAtcaatttgaaaaacaacaaaactcagTACTGCGGCTTTGTGGTCTACAGGCCTATTTCTGAATGGGGTCGCAAAGAGAGTGAGAATGCCTCCTTCTGTATCACATTCCCAG ACAATCATCAGATGATTTTAACATGGCTTTTCGCAAGTGCTGGTCTTCTGGTGGCCATAATCACAATGTCTGTCGTGTGGATGTGCAACTACGTGAGGGGTGGAAAGAAAACCATATTGCCACCTTCATTG GAAACCAACTTTGGCAACTCATGTAAGGTGCAATCTCCAGACCGCTGTATCACTTCTATACCAGTGGTCAGCACTGCGAATGAACCAACAGTTTACGCCACAATCCAGGTGAAGCCAAATGTGTCTGTTGTGAGGTGTGGAGGTTATTCGCCCCAGGAAATCCCAAGCCAAGCCTGGCAAGGCAACACTGGGTCTTCTGTGGACACTCTTGTCAACAGTCTAATGCCACAACTCCTGGATGTGAGTGCCCAGTCCTCTGAAATCTACAGTGCAGTGGCTGCCCATGTACCTGCAGAAGGGAATGAAGATGTTCAGCAGCCTACCATGGAAGCCAGAGACATGTGTACCATACCATTGCCTTGCAGTACAAAGCTGATAGTAGCTGGAGTACCACCTTCACCAGATGTGGATGACTGTGACAGCAATTCAGACGGGCCTTTGCTGTTGCACACAGTGCTTGACACCAATGGACAACTCACATTGCCTTCTCTCACTATGTTACAGAGGAGCATAGACAACATGGCCCCACCTCTTTTATCAGACGTCATAACTTTTAACATGGAGACGCCATTTTTAGCATCATTTCAGAGGTTCGACAGCTCTGAGTGGTCAGACTCTGGATGTGATGATAgcagtgtaaacacagcaaCCCAACAATACTGCAACACCCATTATTTCCCATCTCAACCAGTTTCTCCTTATTCTCACCAGCCATGTCAGCTCACACAATGTAGCATTCCCAATTTTGAATCAGGTTACAAACAAAACTGGATGCCCGCAATACTTCTTCAAAGCGCATCCAAAGACGGTTGTGAATACATAAGGACAAACAATCATTGA